TCTTGCTTTGTATGCTGGTTTAAAAAGTCTGCtgttggcctggcgcagtggctcacgcctgtaatcccagcactttgggagtcggaggccggcggatcatgaggtcaggagattaagaccatctggctaacatggtgaaaccccgtctctactaaaaaaaaatacaaaaaattagccaggtgtggtggtgggcacctgtagtcccagctactcgggaggctgaggcaggagaatggtgtgaacctgggaggtggagcctgcagtgagctgagatcgcgccatcacactcctgcctgggcgacagagcgagactccatctcaaaaaaaaaaaaagtctgctgtcattctcattatttcattattttgccttTGTGAGTTATTTGATCTTTTTGCCTGGAGTCcttgagggtttttttaaaagagtctttgaggccgggcacagtggctcacacctgtaatcccagtactttgggaggccgaggtgggcagattacctgacgtcaggagttccagaccagcctggccaacatggcgaaacctcgtctctaccaaaaatacaaaaattatccaggcgtggtgtcaggtgactgtaatcccagttactcgggaggctgaggcaggacaatcacttgaatccaggaggtggaggttgcagtgagccaagatcatgccactgcactccagcctggttgacagagtgagactccgtttcaaaaaaaaaaaaaaaaaaaaaaaaaagtctttgaaatTAGAGTTTTACTAGGATATGTTTCAAAGTTGATCACACTGAGTGAATCTGCCCACATTCCCAATGGGCTCTTCCAATGTGCAGAGTTTTTGCTCCTGGACAGTTTTCTTACAGTGTTAAATATTAGTTGTggtttacttgtttttctttaggGACTCCAATAATACACATGTGATTCCTTCTTTGAGTATATTCTGTTTCCATTACTTTCTTTGGACCCAGCCTACTTCTTTatctcattttcattctcttgCTTGGTTACCTGTATTCCTTCAATGCcccttattaaatttttatttgaatttattctCCCTTGGGCATCTTGTAATTTAATCTTTACTTCTAGAtaattttgtctgtttattccatttctttcctgagTTCAACCaaatctattttcatttcttcctctattttgtctatttctgttctttgtttttaaatttcccacCCAAAATGGTTTTGCATGTCTTCAAATGCTTGTTTTGCATATATTTGGCTCTGTTTAGTGTTGTATTacagctttcttcttcttcatggCTATTGTTTCAGAGGTTTGTGTGAATTTTCCTTGGTTCATATGTGATGAAAttcattttctgatattttgcaATAGCTGTATGAACCTAtcttttcattattcatttttgtgGTATTGGGTGTTTTACAAGATCCCTAGATAACGCGCCCTCTTCTGGCAACATTGTGAAGTCCAGATGCTTTAGTGAATTTGTTTTTGCAGGGGTGGGGGTTGtgggccttcttttttttttttttgtcttggagGGCAATTAAACTTCTCCATTTGCCTCTCTCTTCACACCCAAATGCCAAAGgacacttttcctttcttttgtgggTAGTTGCTCCCCAAGGATCTATGTGTTTCCAAGACTGTGGCTTCACATTTCACgtataacttttttttgagacaaagtctcgctctgtcatccaggctggagtgcagtggcacaatctcagctcactgcaacctccacctcctcggttcaagcgattctcctgccttagcctcctgagtagctgggactacaggcacatgccaccatacctggctaattttgtatttttagtagagatgggatttcaccatgttggccaggctggtctcgaactcctgacctcaggtgatccacctgtcttggcctcccaaagtgctgggattacaggcgtgagccaccatgcctggcctcacgtGTACTTTTAACCCACCCCCACCTATTGTCCCAGCTCTGACACTACTGCAGACACTTTTGAACATTTTCAGGCTCAAGGTGTACTTAGTGTTTTTGGTGAGGTCTTAGATCAAGCTTAAGCCCCATTACAACTCCCTCCTCTCCTTTGCCCCAGTTTTCCTCAGCCAGTCTTGTGGCAGGTGGGGCTGGAATGGGTGCGTGGGAAGGAAAGTCTGAGCTGtcacttgtttttcctttttctttcttttcttctcttctctttctttcttttttctttctttcttgtctcactctgtcacccaggctggagtgcagtggtgcaatcaaagctcagtacagcctggacctcctaggctcaaataatcctcatatctcagcctcccaagtagctagaactgcaggtgcacacaaccacacccagctaatttttgtattttttgtaaagacaggttttcgccatgttgcccaggctagtttcgaactcctgggctcaaggaatctgtccacctcaacctcccaaagtgctgggattacaaacgtgagtcaccacgcccggccaggtaATTTctatgttatttgtttttcttgttctttttaagtTTGAGCATTCTTGTCTCCAAGTTATCCTGAGGGCTTGCTGTtgcataattttatcttttctcctcATTCCATATTGTTTTTCTAGGCGACACTGGAGACCTACAGTGCTACCATTGTCCTCCTACCTGAAAGCCTCTGACAAAATATTGTCTTCCCATTCCATTGAAGGTTCAGAGGCCTCAGTGTCCAAGGGAGAACGCCGCCAGGAATGGACACTGCATAGCTTTTTTTGAACTGGAAGTAAAGGCTGCCCCGCTGTCGCTTTGCCTCAGGACCAAGAGCTCGAAGAGGAAGACTGACCCTGACTGTCCACCGAGAAGCTGTTGCTGCCATACAACGGAGACAAGGAGTCCATCGTATCCAGGGGATCCCCTGAAATATCTCTGAGGATTGCCAGGTTCAGTGACAGTGTTAATGAAAGCCTCAAGTGACCCAATACAAGCAGAATAACCAAGGActcagacccttcaggaatgaagttTGGGTCACCTTATGAAGTAAAGGAACCAAAGGAACATAGAATGGGTATGGAAGAAAGAAGTTGTAAATATCAATCCAGGGTtaacagataaaatacaggatgctcagtgttaaaaggaaaactttagCTCAGGTAAGTTTCACAGTGTTTaactgagcaaagaacaattcaagAATCAGGCAGCCTCTCATGCCAGAGTGggctcagagactccagtgcagccatgtggtggaagatttatggacagaaaggaaaatgaagtacAGAAAACACAAGTGAGATATAGAAACCAGCCAGATTGGTTACAGATTGGTGTTTGTCTTAtctgaacacagtttgaacagttggccacctttgattagccaaaactcagtgattgcCACAAGCGTTGGCTACAGTCTGTTTACAAGTCCATTTAGGTTATAGTTTacgatgtacagagaaacctttaggccaaacttaaaatatgtaaggaggcagctttaggctaaacaaGATTTAACACTGGTTAtagcccgggcacagtggctcacacctgtaaccccagcaccttgggaggctgaggcgggtggatcacttgaggctaggagttggagaccagcctggccatcatggcaaaaccttgtctttactaaaaatacaagaattagccaggtgtggtggcacatgcctgttatctcagctactcaggaggttgaggcacaagaataggctgaactcaggaggcggaggttgcagtaagccaagatcacaccactgcactccagactgggcaacagagcaagactgtctcaaaaaaaaaaagaaaaaaacaaaaacaacaaaaaaaccccaccactTATATCTGAACCTTGGAGAAACAACTACTGGatttttagtgtaagtatgtcCTATTAACAACTAAAAAATTCATTGCTTCTCCAAAATTCAAACTTAAATGCACAtcctatataatatttttatttgctaaacctAGGAACCCTAATTAGGGCCTCGTAACGCATTGCACAAAAGATTCATACTTTCTTCCTTGCATGAAAAATAGAGATTAACCGATATCTTTCCCCATCTTTTCCCTTGTTTCATATAAAGTGTATTATTGATAAttgttaatgaaaaaaataaaagatacacaatttataaattttgagaggaggagactttatttcttataaagggttaggctgggcctggtggctcacacctataatcccagcactttgggaggccaaggcaggaggatcacttgaacccaggaggccttaaccagcctggacaacatagtaagaccccatctctacaaaaaattttacaaattagccaggtgtggtggcatgcacctgtagtcttagccaccccggaggctgaggcaggaggatcacttttgcccaggagtttgaggttgtagtgagctatgatcgcaccactgcactccagcctcagaaaGGGAGTGAGACCTGCTGGGAAGCATGTCTCCAGCCAAGACCAGAGACAGGCACTTCAAAGAAGGAGGGGTTAGGGTAGGAGCTTCATGCTCAATGGATTGACTAAACATACACATTCAACAGGTTACAtgaggagctatgaatattcatgaaagtGGTTCTGACACATGCATATTGAACAAACATGCATGCAACATACAACCCATGGTCACTTTGGGGTGGAGAcgtaacatttaaatgtattataattaggcCCTATATGGCAAAAGGTCTTTTCAGGACACAAAGACATGCAAGTGCAGGAGCTCTGTAAGCCAGCCAGAACCAGTCCATGATGGGTGGTCACCTTGTCAggaaaaagttactgaaatcagtcaCTTGTCCAACCAAAGCTGTAGTTATGGCTGGTGGAACAGTGGTTGGAGGTCAGTTAGTCAGCAtctgatgaagctgaaaatgtttttaatattgcttatctcAAAGCCAGTGCttggaccgggtgcggtggctcacgcctgtaatcccaacactttgggaggctgaggcgggcagatcacctgaggtcaggagttcaagaccagcctggccaatatggtgaaaccccatctctactaaaaatacaaaaactagccgggtgtggtggcggacacctgtaatcccagttactcaggaggctgaggcaggagaatcacttgaacctgggaggcagaggttgcagtgagccaagatcatgccactgcactccagcctgggcgacagagtaagactccgtctcaaaacaaacaaacaaacaaaaaaaagtggtttttgttttgttttgtttttaagctttttagctgctacagggaaaaaaaaaccaaaaacaaaaaaccttgtgCAGTTAGAACATAGTTTATTCATAAGTTGGGGGCAGGGGAGGCGGGGCATGAAGGCAGGCCCTACATGACTTAACACTTGCTTGGCATGGCCTTAGGTCCTGTTTacaatttggtatcttattgccacagagTCTGTCCTGCCCATCTCATGATCCCTATTTTGTTCATTCATGCTGGGCAGCTGTGTCTAAACCATAAAGGGATGGGGTATAACAAGTTGCATCTGACCTCCCAACCCATCAGGGCCAGgaattgttttaagttttttctgACATTCCCTTGGCCACAAGGTGGCATCTGTTCAGTCGGTGGGGTTTTAGGATTTTTAGTTTACATAACTGATTTGATAATCCAGGGCATTTGTTACAGCGTATCCAGGTGAGATTATGACTCAACTATTTAGCACCTCCATCTCAACATGTACTTCCCCAACGGTCATGGCAGAGGAAGAGAGGGCTGGAAAATTGAGCACTGGCAATGACATATTTTGCCCCAAAACTGACcccttcacatttcttttttcttttttgagacggagtcccgctctgtcatccaggctggagtgtagtggcccaatctcagttcactgcaaactccacctcccgggttcaagcgattctcctgcctcagcctcctgagtagctgggattatgggcacgccaccacacccggctaatttttgtatttttagtagagacgggtttcaccatgttggccaggctggtctcaaattcctcacctcaggtgatcaacccgcctcggcctcccaaaatgctgggactacaggtgtgagccaccgcccccagcccttGACTCCCTTCACATTTCATTAGCCAGAGCTGGGCTTGTGGCCAGACCTGCCTTGAAGGAGGCAAGGAAGGGTATGTGAACATGAGCAACGTCCACACAGGTGGACAAGGTGACCCATGTGACTTTGGTTCCCTCTCTTTAGGAAGAATTTTTGGTTGTACTTGGGACAGTTACAGGCATGCTGCTATTGCCATGATCTTCGGGAAGCTGAAGTGATGAGCAGCAGTGTGTGATTCTGAGGACACAGAGGGCTGGGGTCTAGGAGCTATCTCAGGTGGGCTCAGTCAGTGCCATCCTCCCTTTTGGTGCCTCCCTAGAAGTGCTGAGAAGATGCAAAACCAAAAGCTTTTACTCCAACATTGCTTAGCCAAGCTAAGCACATGCATTccctatgattcagcaattctgctcctagcATGTATCCCAGAGAATTGTCCCATGGGTCCATAGGGGCATACAAGAATGGCCATTGCAGCAAAGTTCTGGTTGGGGTAGGGGGAGCTGAAGGTCATCTGGTGTCCACAACTGGAGGAATGGATGGATAAAATGGGATGGACGCACAAGTGGGCAGACAGATGGGTGAAAGGATGGTCAGTCCTTACATGGACCAGTTTCCTTATTCTTAGGCTAAGGATTAGCATCTCCAGGCAAAAAGAAAACGTTTCTGGATTCCCTTGCCACTGGAGTTCCGTGGAAGAGAGAAATGGAGTCCACTAATGAGGTGTCCTTTGAAGGATATGGATGGAGGACACAGGGCCAAGGAAATTTGCTCTGCGGGCCCAGCCTTGGAGATGTTCAGTCCTTCTGCAGCAGCACCACGCTTCTGGCTTTGTGGGTGTCAGGAGGCAGGAGTGGCAGTCCCACCCCATGTCCCAGGGCCCAAGCCCAGCTTCCTGGGTGCTTACAGGGGATGGCAGGCAGGACAGTACGTTCTGATCCCAGCTCCAGTGGGAGCTTCCTGGAGGCGACTTCTCCAGCCTTCCCATGTACTTTAAGTACCCTGATTCCCTTAAATCCCCTTCTGCCAAAAACAGCTGGAGAAGTTTCTGTTTCCTGAAACTGACCCCTTCCTGATTTGGAAATGACTTGCCGAGGTGACAAAGTTATTGCCACATCTCAAGTTTGAGACAGGCCTCCTGACTCCACCTATTAACAGTACCACTGTCCCAggcccttcctttttttctttttttgagacagagccttgctctgtcgcccaggctggagtgcagtggcgtgatctcggctcactgcaacttctgcctcccaggttcaagcaattctcctgcctcagcctcccaagtagctgggattacaggtgcccgccaccacgcccggctaatttttgtatttttattagacacagggtttcgccatgctggccaggctgatctcgaacacctggcctcaggtgatccacccgcctcagcctctcaaagtgctgggattacaggcatgagccaccgcacccagcccaggccCGTCTTTTCTCTCCTAGTCTGCCCCAATCAGAAGGATCAGGAGGGGTAAAGCTGGCCCATGGGGAACCTGTGGCTGGGAGCCCATGAGGCAGGGGCAGCAGAAGAGGGCAGAGACGGTTGGGACCTCTGTGGCCCTGGCTGAGGTCTGCTCTGATGGCATGGTAATGGAAACCTGCTACCAGATGACAAAACACTATTACCAAACAGCTGGGTGACCTTAGGAAAATCACTCAACCGCTCCTGCCTACGGATTTCCTCATCTGCGGGGCCCTGCAGAGCTGTTGCAAGGATGAAATGAGGCAACGTACATGTGCCTGGCAACACAGCTGACCCCACACAGCTCAATCCTCAGTGTTTGcatgtttgggaaaaaaaaacaacaactagaGGAACTAGTTCTTCTTACCTGGGAAGATTCCTAAGCACAAATTAGGTTTCTTAGGGGCTGAGATTAGAAAAAACTTGGTCTCAGACCCTAGACCTTATTAGCAGGCCCTTCCTAGAGCTGGCTCTAATCGGCACAGCTTGGGAAGCTCTCCACCTGGCCACTGcagtctttctgtttctggcttaggCCCACTGGCCTGCCTGGCGTGAGCTCCCTGGGGCAGGGAGCTTGCAAACCTTGGGAGTTGAGAAGCACTGGCtcggccaggtgtgggggctcacaccagtaatcccaacactttggtgaggctgaggcagaagagtcatttaagcccaggagttcgggaccagcctaggaaacagggagatcctgtctgcaaaaaatacagtggtgactcacacctgtagtcccagctactcgggaggcaggctgagatgggaggatcacctgagcctgagaggcagagtctGCAATGATCcctaatcacaccactgcactccagagcgccagagtgagatcctgtctttaaccCCTCcccgaaaaaaaaagaaagaaaagtactgtCCAACAGGTCAGGTCCACACTCTAGCTTCAGTCTTCTTCCTAAATCACTGAGTGGCCTTGGGCAAGGCCAGACCCTCTCTGGGAAGCAGAAAGGAGATTtttcccctgcctcctgggcagAGATTCTGGAGAGCGCTAGTGTGTCTGGGTGAGAAGGAACTCTGTAGCTCTGCAGTGCCGGGTTCTGTCTGGAAGCCTTCTTGAGGCCTATgaccctgctatggtttgaatgtttggcCCCTCCCACGCTCACGTTGAAATGCGATTGCCACTGTAACAGTATAAGATTAGACCCTAAGAAGTGGTCAGGCCACGAGGGCTCTGCCCTCCTGCGTGGACTCAGGCCGTTATCTTGGGAGTGGGTTCGCTCTCTCCCCTCACTCCTGTCACTCTGTCCTCTGTCATGGGAAGATGCAGAAGGGTCCTCACTGGGCTCCGGGCCCTCCACtatggacttcccagcctccagagctctgagccaatacatttctgtttattataactTACCCCGTCTCAGGGATCTTGCTAGAGCagcaaaaacagactaagacagaccCTCACCCCCAGGAGCCTGCTCCCAACCGGGGCCCAAAAGAAAACAAGCCAGCGAGGGCACTGCGGAATGCAGGGTTTTGGCGACAGAGCTACAGGAGTGTGCCTTGGCCCCCACAAGGGCCACAGTCCTGCCCCCACCTGGTCTCCCGGGGCTCAGACAGCAGCCGCCAACCCACGGAGGTAGTCCCCCGCCAGGGGCAGCACGGCCCAGTCATCGGTCCGCAGGGCCACAGGCACTCCATCTGCCAGGGCCGCCTCCAGCCGCAGCAGCAGCTTTGAGTCCGGGGGCAGGTGGATCGCTACACAGTAGCTGGTAGGAGGCTGGGCCACCACCACAAAAGGCTCCAGGTGGCGGGACACCAAGCCCTCCAGGCCCTGTGGCCCAAGTGGACACCACACACGACTCTCAGCACCCTCTGGCAGGCAGGAATCCCAGAGCTCCTCAAAGAAGCCCAGCCCGGCCCCCTCTGGAGGCTGCGGGAAAGGCAGAAAGAGGTCGGCAAAGTTCACGAACAGGGGTGGCAAGTGGGCATGGCACGTGAGACCAGTGGATGTGGTGTAAAGGGCATGGACATCCAGCCGTGCAGGGGCCGGGCATCGGGGCTGCAGCGGCAGGAGCAGAGGGCGGGCAGGGCGGCCAGGACACAGGCAGGGCACATGGACAGCCTCCAGGGGTGCATACAGCTGTCCTTCCACACGGAAGCGCAGCTCCAGAGAGTAGATGGGCTCCAGCGCCTCCGGCTGGAGCTTCAACACTGGGAGTGGGCCCTTGACCCGATGGGACCCCACGCTCAGCCGTACCAGGGCCGGTGCCTCCTGCACCATCAGTGCTGCCACAAAGCCCTGGTTCTCGGCCACCAGTGAAGAGGCCAGTGCAGGTGCGGCAAGCGAGGGGCCCAGGGCCACCCCCAACTTGGGTGCTGCCAGGTGTGCCAGCAGGATGTAGTAGAGGCGGGCGTGGTCACGCCCATCAGGGTCCTCCAGCTGCCTGGCCAGCACCTGCAGCAAGTCGACCAGGCCGCCCCTCACCCCTGCCCGCAGCAGCGCCCGGCAGACCCGCAGCAGGCCCTGCTGTAGGTCCCAGTTCGTGCAGTGGGCAGCCGCGGCCTGTAGAAAGTTGAGGGTAGCACTCTGGGCATCTCCATCTGCCACCTTTGCCAGCATTTGCAAGTGCCAGCAAAGAGCTTCATCCCTGCCCGGCCTGGACACCACCATCTGCCGCAACACCACCTTCAGGGGCTCCCTCAGCTCAGAGTCCACCTGATCCAAGAGGTCCACAAAGTGGGGAGCCAGCATGGGCCGGGCTTGGTACAGCTGGGCCAGTCCGTGGATCAAGGGGGTCAGCACCGTAGGTTGCCCAGCCAGGCAGCAGGCCACCAGATATGAGGCCTGGAAGCAGAGAGTGGCCAAGGCCCGGGGGCCCCCATCCAGGGCTGCCCGCTGCCGCAAGCCAGCCAGCAGCTCTTCCAGGTAGTGCCGTGGGCTTGGAAGCTggcctttctcctcttcttcctcctcggCACAGAGCAGGCACAGTAAATGCAGGCGGGCCAGGAGGGCCATTGGGTCATGCAGGAGACTGGGCAGGAGACCACGGCATAGCTGGGGCCCTAGCAGCAGTGGGGCAGCCTCCTCACCTTCAGGGCCCAGTGGCCAGTTCTCAGGGAAGCTCAGGACGCAGTGCAGGTAAAAGAGATGGGTGGGCGGAGGCAGAGCAGGGTGCTGGGCAGCCAAGGTGAGCCGGCGGAGC
This genomic window from Pan troglodytes isolate AG18354 chromosome 9, NHGRI_mPanTro3-v2.0_pri, whole genome shotgun sequence contains:
- the AP5B1 gene encoding AP-5 complex subunit beta-1; its protein translation is MGPLSRDAWAQRLGAFRASPSAFMAGPEGEDLGRDLLSDLRSEKLSEQTKVSLLALSMEYPAQLWPDASAAEVAATSLLDTLVLLPPRPSALRRPLLLAATTALAAGGALGPTSGASCRLLPLLLGLAAGSDPGRGFVPASEQRPLQATACECLRELESCKPGLLGGSLGLLRGLLGQEGPVQPLSLLLALALRNTLVLQFRVGAGLGGLLTDKVSPTGGGPWDWTLVEEGDGRLQPQAPSWPAAEEGEGERSLTAREHSPEEARELRAAVIQLLDTSYLLTPVAQAQLLWLLGWALRGLQGQPPALFKPQLVRLLGTAQLTLLHAVLALKAAFGEALFTAQDEALLLRRLTLAAQHPALPPPTHLFYLHCVLSFPENWPLGPEGEEAAPLLLGPQLCRGLLPSLLHDPMALLARLHLLCLLCAEEEEEEKGQLPSPRHYLEELLAGLRQRAALDGGPRALATLCFQASYLVACCLAGQPTVLTPLIHGLAQLYQARPMLAPHFVDLLDQVDSELREPLKVVLRQMVVSRPGRDEALCWHLQMLAKVADGDAQSATLNFLQAAAAHCTNWDLQQGLLRVCRALLRAGVRGGLVDLLQVLARQLEDPDGRDHARLYYILLAHLAAPKLGVALGPSLAAPALASSLVAENQGFVAALMVQEAPALVRLSVGSHRVKGPLPVLKLQPEALEPIYSLELRFRVEGQLYAPLEAVHVPCLCPGRPARPLLLPLQPRCPAPARLDVHALYTTSTGLTCHAHLPPLFVNFADLFLPFPQPPEGAGLGFFEELWDSCLPEGAESRVWCPLGPQGLEGLVSRHLEPFVVVAQPPTSYCVAIHLPPDSKLLLRLEAALADGVPVALRTDDWAVLPLAGDYLRGLAAAV